A genomic segment from Micromonospora echinaurantiaca encodes:
- a CDS encoding helix-turn-helix domain-containing protein → MTPFPPGPRLLGPLLAQLRLARGWSQPRLAAELCAAAGVPTLSRHEVSRWERQLRVPGDFWLGWLAVVLGAPVELLRSAATRSRALGAPPAVPGAGARSRAALLALAQRWLADPQAPLLVGAPAGLAVGAPPGPAESDPPDRDRRPPDELRRLDDLCGGADLAGLAAGRMRRAVRALSGAAPVARRRLLPVLAESAQLAGWLAADAGDPVGGLDAYRLALRAATAAGDVALAGHVLGSASHLLAGLGDPAGALVLAHTGYAGVRRHATPGLRALLLHRVALAAALDGRATAARQALDGARRAGGDPPEPGREPSWLYWLDGVELAAMTGRTLVALGHPGPAEAPLVAARRRGHPRGAAIYGGWLARGYLQLGEVERAGAVAGEALLDAVRAGSPRALGPLSELRRRLAGHPHEPAARRYTALVAAAGPYLPRAPAAPPGRARSGAPPGRGRVVTASRIPTGTAARGRTG, encoded by the coding sequence ATGACCCCGTTCCCGCCCGGCCCGCGGCTGCTCGGGCCGCTGCTCGCCCAGCTCCGGCTGGCCCGGGGCTGGAGCCAGCCACGGCTGGCCGCCGAGCTCTGCGCGGCCGCCGGCGTGCCGACGCTGAGCCGGCACGAGGTCTCCCGGTGGGAACGCCAGCTGCGGGTGCCCGGCGACTTCTGGCTCGGCTGGCTCGCCGTCGTGCTGGGCGCGCCGGTCGAGCTGCTGCGCTCCGCCGCGACCCGGTCCCGGGCGCTGGGCGCCCCGCCGGCCGTGCCCGGTGCCGGCGCCCGGTCCCGGGCCGCGCTGCTCGCGCTGGCCCAGCGGTGGCTGGCCGACCCGCAGGCCCCGCTCCTGGTCGGCGCGCCGGCCGGGCTGGCGGTCGGCGCGCCACCCGGGCCCGCCGAATCCGACCCGCCGGACCGGGACCGGCGGCCGCCCGACGAACTGCGCCGGCTCGACGACCTGTGCGGCGGGGCCGACCTGGCCGGGTTGGCGGCCGGCCGGATGCGGCGGGCGGTCCGGGCGCTGTCCGGTGCGGCCCCGGTGGCCCGCCGCCGGCTGCTGCCGGTGTTGGCCGAGTCCGCCCAGCTGGCCGGTTGGCTCGCCGCCGACGCCGGGGACCCGGTGGGCGGGCTGGACGCCTACCGCCTGGCGCTGCGGGCCGCCACGGCGGCCGGGGACGTGGCGCTCGCCGGGCACGTGCTCGGCTCCGCCAGCCACCTGCTGGCCGGCCTCGGCGACCCGGCCGGCGCGCTGGTGCTGGCCCACACCGGGTACGCCGGGGTGCGCCGGCACGCCACGCCGGGCCTGCGGGCGCTGCTGCTGCACCGGGTGGCGCTGGCGGCTGCGCTCGACGGGCGGGCCACCGCGGCCCGGCAGGCGCTCGACGGGGCGCGGCGCGCGGGCGGCGACCCGCCGGAACCGGGCCGGGAGCCGTCCTGGCTCTACTGGCTCGACGGCGTCGAACTGGCGGCGATGACCGGGCGCACGCTGGTCGCGTTGGGCCACCCCGGCCCGGCCGAGGCGCCGCTGGTCGCCGCTCGGCGGCGCGGGCACCCGCGCGGCGCGGCGATCTACGGCGGCTGGCTGGCCCGGGGCTACCTGCAACTCGGCGAGGTCGAGCGGGCCGGCGCGGTGGCCGGCGAGGCGCTGCTCGACGCGGTCCGCGCCGGCTCGCCGCGGGCGCTCGGCCCGCTGTCCGAGCTGCGCCGCCGGCTCGCCGGGCACCCGCACGAGCCGGCCGCACGGCGGTACACGGCGCTCGTCGCGGCGGCCGGGCCGTACCTGCCCCGCGCGCCGGCGGCACCGCCGGGCCGGGCCCGCTCGGGCGCGCCACCGGGTCGCGGCAGGGTCGTCACGGCGAGTCGGATACCCACGGGTACGGCGGCGCGGGGGCGGACCGGCTAG